The following proteins come from a genomic window of Paenibacillus sp. CAA11:
- a CDS encoding glycoside hydrolase family 13 protein, with protein MKPTWWKESVVYQIYPISFKDANGDGIGDLRGIISKLDYLKELGVDVIWVCPIYKSPNHDNGYDISDYCDIMSEFGTMEDFDRMLRDIHERGMKLMMDLVLNHTSDEHPWFIESKSSVDNPKRDFYIWRKGKDGRPPNNWESYFSGTVWEYDEATEEYYLHLYSKHQPDLNWENDTVIDKLHEMVHWWLKKGVDGFRFDAIAHIVKTQGFPNADNPHQTPTVRAYEMFSNLDKVHTLLQNLNDQVLYFYDIMTVGETSGLGPEQALDYVGDTRRELNMVFQFEHMFLDAKSAGSGKWDVKPWSLLELKEVMSRWQTVLHNRGWNANYFNNHDQPRSVSRFGDDVTCRVPSAKMLATFIHMLEGTPYIYQGEEIGMTNARFESIEDYRDVETLNFYQESRGKGISEEEIMKAIRKKSRDNSRTPMQWDNTENAGFTKGTPWIKVNADYMEVNVAAALKDPDSIFHYYKQLIALRKQHKVIVYGEYKLLLPEHPEIYAFSRELEDERILVILNFFGKEPLFEMPEGWREDKLELLISNYKPRSDEDVRALKLRPYEARVYKSLGSVR; from the coding sequence ATGAAGCCAACATGGTGGAAGGAAAGTGTAGTCTATCAGATTTATCCGATTAGTTTTAAGGATGCCAACGGTGATGGCATTGGCGATTTGCGCGGCATTATCTCGAAGCTGGATTACTTGAAGGAGCTCGGAGTAGACGTCATATGGGTCTGCCCCATTTATAAATCGCCCAATCATGATAATGGATACGATATTAGCGACTATTGTGATATCATGTCGGAATTTGGAACGATGGAGGATTTTGACCGTATGCTTCGTGATATTCATGAGCGCGGGATGAAGCTGATGATGGATCTCGTATTGAACCACACATCGGACGAGCATCCATGGTTCATTGAATCCAAGTCTTCTGTGGATAATCCGAAGCGGGACTTTTACATTTGGCGTAAGGGTAAAGATGGAAGGCCGCCGAATAACTGGGAATCGTATTTCAGTGGGACTGTCTGGGAATACGATGAGGCAACAGAGGAATATTACTTGCATCTGTATTCCAAGCACCAGCCGGATTTGAACTGGGAGAATGACACGGTAATCGACAAGCTGCACGAGATGGTGCATTGGTGGCTTAAGAAGGGGGTAGACGGCTTCCGCTTCGATGCCATTGCGCATATTGTAAAAACCCAGGGATTTCCCAATGCAGACAACCCGCATCAGACACCTACTGTGCGTGCCTATGAAATGTTCTCGAACCTGGATAAGGTTCATACACTTCTTCAGAATTTAAATGATCAGGTGCTTTATTTCTACGATATCATGACGGTTGGAGAAACCTCAGGCTTAGGTCCCGAGCAAGCTTTGGATTATGTGGGCGATACCCGCAGAGAACTCAATATGGTCTTTCAGTTCGAGCACATGTTCCTAGATGCCAAGTCTGCAGGCAGCGGGAAATGGGATGTGAAGCCATGGAGCCTGCTTGAATTAAAAGAGGTGATGAGCAGGTGGCAAACCGTGCTGCACAATCGCGGCTGGAACGCAAATTATTTCAACAATCACGACCAGCCTAGATCTGTTTCCCGTTTCGGGGACGATGTGACCTGCCGGGTACCCTCTGCTAAAATGCTGGCCACCTTTATTCATATGCTGGAGGGGACACCGTATATTTATCAAGGTGAGGAAATCGGGATGACCAATGCCAGATTTGAATCCATTGAGGATTACAGGGATGTGGAGACCTTGAATTTCTATCAAGAATCCAGAGGGAAAGGAATTTCTGAAGAAGAAATTATGAAGGCCATCCGTAAAAAAAGCAGAGATAATTCTCGCACACCTATGCAGTGGGACAATACGGAGAATGCTGGATTCACCAAGGGAACCCCGTGGATTAAAGTGAATGCGGATTACATGGAAGTCAATGTAGCGGCCGCTCTGAAGGACCCTGATTCCATCTTTCACTATTACAAGCAGCTGATCGCACTCCGCAAACAACATAAGGTTATCGTATATGGTGAATACAAGCTGCTGCTTCCGGAGCATCCGGAAATCTATGCTTTCTCAAGAGAACTGGAAGATGAACGAATCTTAGTGATTCTTAATTTCTTTGGCAAAGAGCCTCTCTTCGAAATGCCGGAGGGTTGGCGAGAAGACAAGTTGGAACTGCTGATATCCAATTATAAGCCCCGTTCAGACGAAGATGTTCGAGCCTTGAAGCTTCGTCCTTATGAGGCGAGAGTGTACAAATCATTAGGGTCTGTACGATAA
- a CDS encoding NAD(P)/FAD-dependent oxidoreductase, which produces MTYDCLIIGGGIAGLQAAIQLGRYSAHKVAVIDSGHGRSSLCRQYHNLLGWPEGVSGPELRKRGRDQAKAVGIEFIDDEIKKADKHEGEFMLEGRDGTAYRSRTLLLATGLLDRYPHIPGLEDTLGQSVYVCPDCDGYEIQDRKTIMFGSGEAGAEMSLLLSERTQELTYINHEKQPVDHSTLRHLEQAGVSYVEQPVREILCQEEGMITEAILEDGTRLAAERGFIAFGGNHVRSELAEQLGVKLHHNRHVEADPRSKMTNVQNVWVAGDLGVHAEQVTVAMGDGATAAIWIHKVLRKMDRS; this is translated from the coding sequence ATGACTTATGATTGCTTAATCATTGGAGGAGGTATTGCCGGTCTTCAAGCAGCCATCCAATTAGGACGTTATTCAGCACACAAGGTTGCCGTTATAGATTCAGGCCACGGCCGTTCCTCCCTTTGCAGACAATATCACAATCTACTGGGCTGGCCGGAGGGGGTATCAGGCCCCGAGCTGCGAAAGAGAGGGCGGGATCAAGCGAAGGCCGTTGGTATCGAATTTATCGATGATGAGATTAAGAAAGCGGACAAGCACGAAGGGGAATTTATGTTGGAAGGAAGAGATGGAACAGCCTATCGCTCCAGAACGCTGCTGCTCGCAACAGGTCTGCTGGACCGTTATCCCCATATTCCAGGACTAGAGGATACGCTCGGCCAGAGTGTCTATGTATGCCCGGATTGTGACGGTTATGAGATTCAGGACCGGAAGACAATTATGTTCGGGTCAGGAGAAGCAGGGGCCGAAATGTCGCTGCTGCTGTCCGAGCGCACTCAGGAATTAACCTATATTAATCATGAGAAGCAGCCGGTCGACCATTCTACGCTGAGACACCTTGAACAAGCCGGAGTGAGTTATGTTGAGCAGCCGGTTCGGGAAATTCTCTGTCAAGAAGAAGGCATGATTACAGAGGCGATATTGGAAGATGGCACAAGGCTTGCAGCAGAGAGAGGGTTTATTGCCTTTGGCGGCAATCATGTCAGATCCGAGCTGGCAGAGCAGCTTGGCGTGAAGCTGCATCACAACAGGCATGTAGAAGCAGATCCCCGTTCGAAGATGACGAATGTACAGAATGTCTGGGTAGCTGGTGATCTGGGCGTTCACGCAGAGCAAGTCACGGTGGCTATGGGGGACGGAGCAACAGCCGCTATCTGGATTCATAAAGTATTGAGGAAAATGGATAGAAGTTAG
- a CDS encoding PsbP-related protein: MNLKDSKKLLWIAPLTLALLLSACGKSDDSSKASDDSKNKTAATTNETKDSNKTDSKNSSTSSSNTDKKDTDKAAAGDMKDYENAANGISIKYPSDWQLQEGASGSLAAFLSPAEGSDDVFQENVSLTVQDLSAQPMNLKQYVELSENQVKNMLKGTLEKNEATKLGDLDAHEFVYSATQNDYNLKFRQVFAVKNNKAYVATYAALEDSYDKFLDKATQTMDSLQIK; this comes from the coding sequence ATGAATTTGAAAGATTCAAAGAAGTTATTATGGATTGCCCCACTTACGCTTGCACTGCTGCTCTCTGCTTGCGGCAAATCAGACGATAGCAGCAAGGCTAGCGACGACAGTAAGAACAAAACGGCAGCTACCACGAATGAAACTAAGGACAGCAACAAGACAGACAGCAAGAATAGCTCCACCAGCAGCTCTAATACGGATAAAAAAGACACAGATAAAGCAGCGGCTGGGGATATGAAGGATTATGAGAATGCAGCCAACGGAATCAGCATCAAATATCCTAGCGACTGGCAGCTTCAAGAGGGCGCATCTGGTTCTCTCGCAGCATTCTTGAGTCCTGCGGAAGGAAGCGATGATGTTTTCCAAGAGAATGTATCTTTAACCGTACAAGATCTTAGCGCACAGCCGATGAACTTGAAGCAATATGTTGAGTTGTCCGAGAACCAAGTTAAGAATATGTTGAAAGGCACTTTGGAGAAAAATGAAGCAACCAAGCTCGGAGATCTGGACGCCCATGAATTCGTGTATTCTGCGACGCAGAACGACTACAACTTGAAGTTCCGTCAGGTTTTCGCAGTAAAGAATAACAAAGCTTACGTAGCAACTTACGCAGCATTGGAAGATTCTTACGATAAATTCCTTGACAAAGCTACGCAAACGATGGATAGCTTGCAAATTAAATAG
- a CDS encoding GNAT family N-acetyltransferase, which yields MSEQEYIIEDATLNDLERIVEIYNSTISSRKVTADLEPISVESRVPWFREHTPGERPLWVLRKDGVIAAWLSFQSFYGRPAYSGTAEISIYIAEEYRSQGYGGILMRRAIEACRKLRVHTLLGFVFAHNEPSLGLLKKYGFAEWGYLPKVANMAGVERDLVIVGRRVYP from the coding sequence ATGTCCGAACAAGAGTATATCATTGAGGATGCAACGCTGAATGATTTGGAACGCATTGTAGAGATTTATAATTCAACCATATCCAGCAGGAAAGTCACAGCAGATCTGGAGCCAATCTCTGTAGAGAGCCGCGTGCCATGGTTTAGAGAGCATACGCCGGGGGAACGGCCGCTGTGGGTGCTGCGTAAAGATGGAGTCATTGCGGCCTGGCTGAGCTTTCAATCCTTCTACGGCCGTCCAGCGTACTCGGGAACGGCAGAGATCAGCATCTACATTGCGGAAGAATATCGTTCGCAAGGGTATGGGGGTATCCTGATGCGCCGAGCAATTGAGGCATGCCGTAAGCTTCGAGTGCACACTTTGCTCGGATTTGTGTTTGCTCACAATGAGCCAAGCCTTGGACTCTTGAAGAAGTATGGTTTTGCAGAATGGGGCTACCTCCCTAAGGTTGCCAATATGGCTGGGGTCGAACGGGATCTGGTCATTGTTGGCCGGAGGGTCTATCCCTAG
- a CDS encoding hemolysin family protein → MDIVKLSTVLLLILLTAYFVASEYSIIRVRISKIDQLAAAGNKKAQAVQNILSRLDEYLSACQLGNTLTALALGWLGESTIEHLLSPLFELMHIPSSVESILSFLIAFLLLTYLEVVIGELVPKSFAIQVAEPMAMFFSRPLIVFYRVTFPFNWFLSRSSRLITGLFGLKSANEHEVVQTEAELRLALSEGYKSGQINPFEYRYLNNIFELDKLAVQGIMVPRTQIKAVSEKERVDQFLKIIGDTPFDLYPVTRNHDKDQIVGMIHTKQLLTQYVRGLVTPDEAVAKHMTPVIKVIDTIRAQHLLLKMQKEGIKMAVLQDEFGGTTGVVTIEDIVESIVGEIDDEPAEPEEEAADIIALGDDRYRIHARAPFHEVNSILHAGLQTGEAFTLGGWLLSRKYDIRQGESISYRSYTFRVTEMKQERIEWIEVQKVKPPAESSGE, encoded by the coding sequence ATGGACATAGTCAAGCTATCGACCGTACTCTTGCTGATTTTGCTGACCGCATACTTTGTAGCTTCTGAATACTCTATTATTCGTGTAAGAATATCTAAGATAGATCAGCTTGCGGCAGCAGGAAATAAGAAGGCTCAAGCCGTGCAGAATATTCTATCCCGGCTGGACGAATATTTATCGGCTTGCCAGCTGGGGAACACACTAACTGCATTAGCACTTGGGTGGCTGGGGGAATCGACCATTGAACATCTGTTGTCACCGCTTTTTGAGCTTATGCACATCCCAAGCTCCGTGGAGAGCATCCTCTCCTTCCTGATTGCATTCCTGCTGCTGACATATTTAGAGGTAGTCATTGGTGAGCTGGTCCCTAAATCCTTTGCGATTCAGGTCGCGGAGCCGATGGCCATGTTTTTCAGCCGGCCTTTGATTGTATTTTACCGTGTTACGTTTCCTTTCAACTGGTTCCTCAGCCGGTCTTCGCGGTTGATCACCGGCTTGTTTGGACTGAAATCGGCCAATGAGCATGAGGTGGTTCAGACCGAGGCAGAGCTGCGCTTGGCATTATCCGAAGGATACAAGAGTGGACAGATTAATCCATTCGAATACCGGTATCTGAACAATATATTTGAACTTGACAAGCTTGCCGTACAAGGCATCATGGTACCCAGAACACAGATCAAGGCAGTCTCAGAGAAGGAGAGGGTGGATCAATTCCTGAAAATAATTGGAGACACGCCTTTTGATCTGTATCCGGTAACCCGAAACCATGATAAAGATCAAATTGTAGGGATGATTCATACAAAGCAGCTGCTTACGCAGTATGTTAGAGGACTGGTAACACCGGATGAAGCCGTAGCCAAGCATATGACCCCGGTTATTAAGGTTATTGATACGATTAGAGCACAGCACTTGCTCTTGAAGATGCAGAAGGAGGGCATTAAGATGGCGGTGCTTCAGGATGAATTTGGCGGGACAACAGGGGTCGTTACTATAGAGGATATCGTAGAGAGTATAGTAGGAGAAATTGATGATGAACCGGCTGAGCCTGAGGAGGAAGCAGCAGATATTATTGCGCTGGGGGATGATAGATACCGTATTCATGCAAGGGCTCCGTTTCATGAGGTCAACAGCATTCTGCATGCGGGATTACAGACAGGTGAGGCCTTTACACTGGGCGGATGGCTGCTGTCCCGTAAGTACGATATTCGCCAAGGGGAGTCGATCTCCTATCGGAGTTATACGTTTAGGGTTACTGAGATGAAGCAGGAGAGAATCGAATGGATTGAAGTCCAGAAGGTGAAGCCTCCTGCAGAAAGCAGCGGAGAATAA
- a CDS encoding TIGR03943 family putative permease subunit, whose amino-acid sequence MYSPSLRAHDVFRAAILIGFAWYIASLVKTDSLHYYLAPRMEIWIYWCPVALGFMAVFLLYRAISPEDEANCGCEHPISSSVIKNLLIYGLFLLPLTLGFLLPDRVLGTSAAIKKGFSLSSPLQTELYKENAGGGTSSTQQFMQKKIETSAGLPASTARSSSSSASKTFIAPDAYNEEFASLAGLLYEQPVIQVSPDIFSETIGAIELYKKDFIGKRISLTGFVYKDPQMESTAGSFAIGRFLVLCCTADALPFGVLVHTSEPSNLPNDTWVQIEGMIGTAQVQDQEVLRIDAAEIRKVDQPPIAYVYPNADSVAAFQRANALRTP is encoded by the coding sequence ATGTACAGCCCCTCTCTTCGTGCACATGACGTGTTCCGCGCTGCCATCTTAATCGGGTTCGCTTGGTATATAGCTTCTCTAGTGAAAACAGACTCTCTACATTATTATCTCGCGCCCCGCATGGAAATTTGGATTTATTGGTGTCCCGTAGCCTTAGGCTTTATGGCTGTGTTTTTATTGTATCGGGCTATCTCTCCCGAAGACGAGGCCAATTGCGGTTGCGAGCATCCGATCTCTTCTTCTGTCATCAAAAATCTGCTGATTTACGGATTGTTTCTGCTGCCGCTGACCCTTGGATTCCTGCTCCCAGATCGTGTTCTGGGAACCAGCGCTGCGATTAAGAAGGGATTCTCTCTCTCTTCCCCTTTACAGACCGAACTCTACAAAGAGAATGCTGGTGGGGGGACTTCCTCTACGCAGCAGTTCATGCAGAAAAAGATCGAGACATCTGCTGGCCTCCCTGCTTCTACAGCAAGGAGTTCATCCAGCTCTGCCAGTAAGACATTTATCGCACCAGATGCTTATAATGAGGAATTTGCTTCCTTGGCCGGATTGTTGTATGAGCAGCCCGTGATCCAGGTGTCGCCAGATATTTTCTCCGAAACGATCGGAGCCATCGAACTGTATAAGAAGGATTTCATCGGCAAACGAATCTCTCTAACAGGGTTTGTATATAAGGACCCCCAGATGGAATCCACAGCAGGAAGCTTTGCGATTGGGCGCTTTCTGGTGCTGTGCTGTACGGCAGATGCACTGCCCTTCGGCGTACTGGTTCATACTTCGGAGCCTTCAAACCTCCCAAATGATACATGGGTGCAAATTGAAGGCATGATCGGCACCGCACAAGTCCAAGACCAAGAGGTGCTGCGTATTGATGCAGCCGAGATCCGCAAAGTGGATCAGCCTCCGATAGCCTACGTGTACCCTAACGCAGACTCTGTTGCTGCCTTCCAAAGGGCAAATGCGCTCCGTACACCTTAA
- a CDS encoding permease, which yields MRYARSIKILTLAAPAAFLLVWIILFLPQSVSLLHSSYAAVFKIHFLGILLEAVPFVLLGSLLSSFIHLILPENLLGRWMPKNPILGVGLACLLGVIFPVCECGMIPLIRRLIQKGTPAYIAIVFLLSGPIVNPVVFSATLLALRGHSELVYARLGLAALVSAVIGLILYRTIRGNPLKHTVSSAANHEHTGLRRGRIASFFQHASDDFFEAGKYLIAGCLITAVIQTFTSHSALTSLGEGPLGAYPFMMGLGFVLSLCSTSDAFVAATFLHTFSPGPILAFLVMGPMLDFKNLLMLLSVFRTKLVVQLSLLIISLVLIGSVLTEQWLLPH from the coding sequence ATGAGATACGCCAGGTCCATTAAAATATTAACTTTAGCAGCACCAGCAGCCTTTCTTCTAGTCTGGATCATCCTGTTCCTGCCGCAAAGCGTCAGCCTGCTTCACAGCAGTTATGCAGCCGTATTTAAGATTCATTTCCTCGGGATACTGCTTGAGGCTGTACCTTTTGTGCTGCTTGGATCCTTGCTCTCTTCCTTTATCCATCTGATCCTGCCAGAGAACCTTTTGGGACGCTGGATGCCCAAGAATCCTATACTCGGCGTCGGGCTAGCCTGCCTGCTTGGCGTGATCTTCCCAGTATGCGAGTGCGGCATGATTCCTTTGATCCGGCGCCTTATTCAAAAAGGAACTCCTGCTTATATCGCCATTGTGTTTCTGTTATCCGGTCCAATTGTCAATCCGGTCGTCTTCAGCGCCACGTTGCTAGCGCTTCGCGGGCATTCCGAACTGGTCTATGCCAGACTGGGACTGGCGGCCTTAGTATCCGCTGTAATTGGGCTGATCTTATATCGTACGATTCGCGGGAATCCGCTTAAGCATACCGTCAGCTCCGCCGCCAATCATGAACACACGGGGCTCCGCCGCGGGCGAATCGCCTCATTCTTCCAGCACGCATCGGATGACTTCTTCGAGGCCGGTAAATACTTAATCGCCGGATGTCTTATCACCGCTGTGATTCAGACCTTTACATCCCATTCGGCACTCACTTCATTGGGGGAAGGCCCGCTAGGTGCATATCCCTTTATGATGGGGCTGGGATTTGTACTCTCGCTCTGTTCCACATCAGATGCCTTTGTGGCCGCTACCTTCCTCCACACCTTCTCACCCGGGCCGATCCTTGCTTTTTTAGTCATGGGCCCCATGCTTGATTTTAAAAACCTGCTCATGCTTTTGTCCGTCTTCCGAACCAAGCTGGTTGTACAGCTATCCCTGCTCATTATCTCACTGGTGCTTATAGGCTCTGTACTAACAGAACAATGGCTCCTGCCCCATTAA
- a CDS encoding glucose-1-phosphate adenylyltransferase translates to MRKEVVAMLLAGGQGRRLKGLTKSLAKPAVYFGGTYRIIDFPLSNCSNSGIDTVGVLTQYEPLVLHSYIGVGSDWDLDRRNGGVYVLPPHEKEDGSSWYQGTADAIYRNMKFIEQYDPEHVLILSGDHIYKMNYDKMLQYHKEKNADCTISVIDVSLEEASRFGILNTDENLRIYEFEEKPEQPRSTLASMGIYLFKWEVLKRHLIEDEKQASSSYDFGKDIIPLMLNNQKTLYAYPFEGYWKDVGTIQSLWESNMDLLCDQPELDLNDPAWRIYTHSPNQPAEYIAPEAKLHSCIVNEGCVVHGEVSRSVLFYGVEVGEGSVITDSVIMPKVKIGRNVTIHRAIINEDMVIEDGAVIGPEPGREQEIVLISEEGSG, encoded by the coding sequence ATGAGAAAAGAGGTTGTGGCTATGCTTCTGGCTGGAGGGCAGGGAAGACGGCTTAAAGGATTGACGAAGTCACTGGCGAAGCCAGCTGTTTATTTCGGAGGAACCTATCGGATAATTGATTTTCCACTAAGCAACTGCAGCAATTCCGGGATTGACACGGTGGGTGTACTGACCCAATATGAACCGCTGGTGCTGCATTCATATATTGGCGTTGGGAGCGATTGGGATCTTGATCGCAGAAACGGAGGAGTGTATGTGCTTCCTCCCCATGAGAAAGAAGACGGGAGCAGCTGGTATCAAGGGACCGCGGATGCGATCTATCGGAATATGAAATTTATTGAGCAGTACGATCCGGAACATGTCCTTATCCTGTCGGGCGACCATATTTACAAAATGAACTATGACAAAATGCTGCAGTACCATAAGGAGAAAAACGCGGATTGCACCATCTCGGTGATTGATGTCTCCTTGGAGGAAGCCAGCCGCTTTGGAATTCTGAATACCGATGAGAACCTGCGCATCTATGAGTTTGAAGAGAAGCCGGAACAACCCAGAAGCACACTGGCTTCGATGGGGATCTATCTCTTCAAGTGGGAGGTACTCAAGCGTCATCTGATTGAGGATGAGAAGCAGGCCTCCTCGAGCTATGACTTTGGCAAAGATATTATTCCGCTGATGCTCAATAACCAGAAGACGCTGTATGCCTATCCTTTTGAGGGGTATTGGAAGGATGTCGGGACCATTCAAAGCTTGTGGGAATCCAATATGGACCTGCTTTGTGATCAACCTGAGCTGGATTTGAACGACCCTGCCTGGAGGATTTATACACATAGTCCGAATCAACCAGCTGAATATATCGCCCCTGAAGCGAAGCTCCACAGCTGCATTGTGAATGAAGGCTGTGTCGTTCATGGGGAGGTTAGCCGCTCTGTTTTATTCTATGGTGTTGAGGTGGGTGAAGGCAGTGTGATTACGGATTCAGTTATTATGCCCAAGGTGAAAATCGGCCGGAATGTAACAATTCACAGGGCGATTATCAATGAGGACATGGTGATTGAGGATGGCGCTGTCATCGGACCGGAGCCAGGACGCGAGCAAGAGATCGTATTGATTAGCGAGGAAGGGAGCGGCTAA
- the glgD gene encoding glucose-1-phosphate adenylyltransferase subunit GlgD produces the protein MNDVIGVINLDDELDQLSELTYFRCGAAVPFAGRYRLIDFVLSNMMHAGMSDIALFVRRKYRSLMDHLGEGKPWDLDRNHGGLFILPPDWNDPTDVSTGELQHVHNNLDFFRRSSGRYMVHSGSRHVSKVDLREAVRYHKEKGADVTLIYKRVDELRPEHESCIRLDVQGDGEVTDIHQERDHQNIYMEIFIMDKYLYLERVEHSIAHGENHFFRDVLQNNPADLKIYAYPYEGYHAVINSVESYYANSMDLLDQQTYMKLFKEKPVRTKIKYEPPTRYLESAEVTDSLVANGCIVGGRVDNSILFRGVQVKKGAVISNSIIMQKCVIEENAVIENVIMDKDVHISAERTLIGDIKKPFVIAKNSHI, from the coding sequence ATGAACGATGTTATTGGTGTAATCAATTTGGATGATGAATTGGATCAATTAAGCGAGCTGACTTATTTCCGCTGTGGCGCAGCAGTTCCCTTTGCAGGACGCTATCGTCTGATCGACTTTGTTCTGTCGAATATGATGCATGCTGGGATGTCGGATATCGCCTTGTTTGTCCGGAGAAAATACCGCTCACTCATGGACCATTTGGGAGAAGGCAAACCATGGGATCTGGACCGGAATCACGGAGGACTGTTCATCCTTCCGCCGGACTGGAATGATCCTACGGATGTCTCTACGGGAGAGCTTCAGCATGTCCATAACAACCTCGATTTCTTTCGGCGAAGTTCCGGCAGGTATATGGTGCACTCCGGTTCCCGGCATGTAAGCAAGGTTGACCTGCGCGAGGCAGTTCGGTACCACAAGGAAAAGGGGGCTGATGTGACGCTGATCTACAAGCGAGTAGATGAGCTTCGGCCTGAGCACGAGTCCTGCATTCGCCTTGATGTGCAAGGGGATGGAGAAGTTACCGACATTCATCAGGAACGGGATCATCAGAATATCTATATGGAAATATTTATTATGGATAAATATTTATACTTGGAACGTGTCGAGCACAGTATTGCCCATGGTGAGAACCATTTCTTTCGGGATGTCCTCCAAAATAACCCGGCGGATTTAAAGATCTATGCCTATCCTTATGAAGGCTACCATGCTGTAATTAATTCCGTGGAGAGCTATTACGCGAACAGTATGGATCTATTGGATCAGCAGACCTACATGAAATTGTTCAAAGAAAAACCTGTGCGCACAAAAATCAAATATGAACCGCCTACAAGGTACTTGGAGAGCGCTGAGGTTACAGATTCTCTGGTTGCCAATGGCTGCATTGTGGGGGGCCGTGTTGATAACAGCATTTTATTCCGCGGAGTGCAAGTCAAAAAAGGTGCAGTCATATCGAATTCCATAATTATGCAGAAGTGTGTGATCGAGGAGAACGCAGTCATCGAAAATGTGATTATGGATAAGGATGTGCATATTTCCGCAGAGCGGACCTTGATCGGAGATATCAAGAAGCCATTTGTCATCGCGAAGAACAGCCATATTTAA